In Kryptolebias marmoratus isolate JLee-2015 linkage group LG22, ASM164957v2, whole genome shotgun sequence, the sequence GTCGGCAGACGTGGTGCAGTGGGCCTGAGCACAGATTCTCATCAGCCTGCCTGTATTGCACAGCAGTAAGGCCGTATTGGTGCTGTCCCCGATGGCTTCAAAGTCCTTCATTCCATTCTCAAAGAAGCCGAAACTCTTCTTCCACAGCTCCTGCTCTGCTGAGGACACCGACTTTTTCGCTAAAACAGGAGCACACGAAGAAGACTGGTAACGTTTCAATGAACAAACATTCTGTTGTCAAAATAGGAACAATCCAAAAGGTCTGATAACATACCTTCTTTCTCTGTCTGCATAGCTGCAGCCTGGTTCATATAATAGACTCCCATCTCGTTGTGGATGTTTCCAAGCCTTTTGAGAACCTGGGCCAGCTGATCTGAAGACTGATCTTTCAAGGCCTCAGAGATGAGGAGTTCATGTGTTGCCTCATAGCATTTACAGCTAACAAACAGCTGATACTCGGGGTCCATGGCCAGGTCTGTTGCCATGTTGAAGGCTAGTGAGTAGAAAGTAAAAGGATTTACATATGGAACATCAGTCAATGaacaaaagttgaaaataaagaCATCTTTTATGTAATTATATCTCTGACTGACCCTGGCAGCTACTTTCTCTGTGCAGGCTGTGCAGGATCTCCTGGTCCTCTTTAGTCTGATAGCTGTACTCCTCGAGGTAAGCTGCTCTGTTGGTGACATTTTGAGCCAACATCAGCTGGATGTCTCCACACAGCGACAGGCACTGGCTGTGAAACTGCAGTACTTGTGGGTGAAGCGTTCCACTTATAGAACAATAGGCAtctgagggaaaacaaaagaagagcGGACGCATTAAGTGACATAaaaattctgttattttttcccATTGTCAATAAATACCAGATGTTTAAAGCAAACTGGTACCCAATACAAGAAATATTACGATACTGAAAATCATCACAGTGAAATTCCCTCACCGTAACATTGCAGAGATAACTTGATGTAGCGCAAAGCTCGACCGTACTTCACCAGGTTAGTGGCTGCGTCAGACAGCACGTAGTATGCCTTCGAGGCTTTAAGgaaaagctgcagcttcatcCGGTGCTGCCAGGAGCCAGGGATCATCCCCGAGCGCGTTGGGTGCTTTTGGTCTACCTGCACGAACCCCGCTGGTCATAAACATGTGGAGAAAAACATGAAAcggaaacaaattattttatcattCAGTCATGTTTTGTCTAATTTTTGTTATATTCTGAATTAAATGGTTGTTTCGTAGATTGTCTATGACGTTAAATTCAGCAGACTGACCTCTTTCTAGCAGAAGAGCAATGCCTTTCTCAGATGTTCCACTAGCACCGCCATCTTCATATTTTAGGGGAATGGGAGTGTTTGGGTCAGCAGATGGAAGATCACTCTCCTTCTTGATGCTGCTATCCACTGCCTTTAATCCCTGTGCAAATTATGACAATCTTTTAACAAAAGTTTCCTCCTCTTTTCACTGCACTTTCCTCCAGTCTGTACCTCTGTATGTAACTGCAGTGTTTATTGAACTTTTAtgtgttatttaaaaactattatttacTCCATGCATGAGCTGTGTGCAGTTAAAATCACACTAATTTAGATTTTAGACACCCCTTTTTGGGAATTAattctgaaaagaaagaaacttgcCTTTAGTACACAGCTCAGGACATGTCTGCATCGCTCCTCTTTGTCTTGAGAAACAGGGAAAGCAGAACTTGGctgcagaaatacaaaaatatgtatatatatatatatatttttttttttgtgtgtgcattttgaCACAATCATTTAACCTCAATCTCCACTCTGCCTCCTTCAGTGTGTGTAGGGGGAAAGGAGGCAGGAAATAATGAGTCACTCACTCTGATCTGGTGAGTTGATTTGTATTTCTCAGGGACTGACAGCTCCCCTACAGAGCGAATCACGGCCACTGCGTTACAATCATCCTTAGGCCTGGAGCAGTTACTGTAGGATCCATTCTCATCACTGTCCTCTGTCAGATcgtcctcctccccctcttcctcttcccTGTCTTCGTCACTGTAGCTGTCTTCTGAGCCACCGGCCCGCAGCGACTCCCCTTCATCGTCTTCAGGAGGATCATCGAGCTGGAACAGCTCTGACAGCATGTAGTAGGCTGAGGCGATGATCTGGGCACAGAGAAGAAATCGGGATGAAGTTGAGTTTGCTCAAACTGAATATACGGCCTTCTAAGATACGATCAAAGGGTTTTACCTTGTGCTTTCTGCTCTGATCAAAACAGCCCTAAATTATGCCATAATAACTTGCAAATGACTAaagaaatcaaatcatttaGTCAAAGATTTTAGGAGGGTTCACAACGCTTTCCTATCGCAAAtactaacttaaaaaaataaaactgcagaatttttatttcaaaccacACATACCTGAGGATGTTTCTCCTGATCGAGAAGTTTAACACAGTTTAGAAGCAGGGTTCTAATTTTGGCGTAGTGctttctgttctgtctgaccTTCAGCATCAAGTTGCTGGCCACTCtgcaccaaaaaaagaaaagaaccatTAGTATCTCAGTATAGCTGTACAGAATTCTACACCCATACatcattttaactttaccaCTGACAGTGAGTGAATTTAAACATACCAATTTAAAGAGAGCTTGGCAGGCTAAACAAACCTTACACAAGCTTTTGACcacaacaaaaatgaactgaagcCTGGATTTTCTTTAAGGTCTAAACTGATGAGCACAAAGATTCTCGTATCCCGAAAACACAGGCACTCACTTGTATAGTAGCACAGCAACAGGAAGAGTGAAGGGATTCTGATAGTtctcttcttcagcttcttcacacAGGGTGGTCAGATCATAAAGCTTCACAATGTCACTTCCACTGGCTGTGAATTCAAGATGTGACAgtttacataaacacacaaaattaaagtacAACAGGAAACAACTATGTACACGTTGTGTTTTCTTCACCTTTGAAAAGCCAGTAGGTGTGACCCTCTTTTGTGCAGTTGGACTTCAGAAAGGACAAAATATTTTGGGCAATGTCTTTTACTACTCTTGTAGAGAAAGTTGAGTTCTCCAAATGAGGGATGTCgtctgtttttatcatttcatatttctgaaggaaaaaaaacattaagacaaagagaatttttttttttttttttttaaaggcagttATTGTAAGATGTATAGTATGAAGaattttctaaataataaaacaaatatattcacGTCTGCACTTCTGGAAAAGAAACAGTAGCGTACCTGAACAATGCCATTGACGTGAAAGCACATGACAAGTTCTGGGACGTTGCACATCAGATTGTCGAGCCAGTAGTCGATGCCCGTCAAAATGTTGATTGGTTTATTGCTGTCCCTGAAAAAGCAGAGTGAGAGTTAGAAATCACACCTTTGTGTTGTGATCATTTACTTGAATATAAAGGAATTTAAAAGACAGTGCAAAACACTAATAGAATTTCAAACCTGAGTCTCAGACTGACGGCAGGATAGCGACCGCCTCCAAAAATTGGCATGTTGGACCCAACCAACATGTGGATGTCCTCAAACGTCCACATGATGTTTCGCACAAAGTCGTTCCTTAAACCCTGAAAAACATGACATGTAGGAGCATTTATGTTTAGATGTCTGACATACATGTCTGGCTGTTGCAGTCTTACGTTAAAGAACATTAAAAGATGGTTTTACCTGACTGTTTTCCCCTTCATTGAAGAGAGTAGGGAGGTTTTGTTCTTTCGGGACAGATGTCACCTGACCCAAAGCAAACTTACTATCCACAGAAACGCTTTCCTGCACATTTAACATCAGTCTTCTAGTTAAAACTTTTCTAATAGAGTCCACTTAAATCAAAAGATTGTAAAAATGACTTCAGTTGTTCTTAGCTAAGAGCAATATTGAGATTAatagttttatctttaacaCTAACTAAAACTTAGTGTGTAAAAAGCTGAGCTACCTGTTTTGGAGTATCTGCTTCTTCTGCATCAGTCATTGTGCTGGTGAAAGTGGCAGGCCATGAAGAGCTGTACTCCTCTGCTCCATCCTCCTCATCGCTTTGATTCATGTCGTCTGATACAGGCTCTGCAGCCCCATCACCATTTATGctgttggtaaaataataattctgaaAATGAGAGCTTTTCAAATTAAGTGCCAAGCCTACCCTCATTCAAAGAACGACAAACACTCACCTGTAGTACAGGAACTTTGACAGGATGGCTTTCTGATACCAGTGctctttgctcttcttttttctctgccATTTCTGATCTATTAGCCGCTGATAAATCTCTTTGAGCCATGTCCAGTCTCCTGTCTGCAAcacatacattttaaagaatataTAAAGGCGACATAAAAATACTAATTATTAGGAGGTTAAGTTGAGTATGCAGCTTTACTTGAGAGGATCTCCTTAAGAGTTCCTGAATATCCAGCTCATCCAAAAGCAGCGTCCTTCCAACACGGTGAACGGCCATACTAACATGGGACTTGCTGTAGGGAATTTTCAAAAGCTTCTTGATGttctaagaaaataataaataaaaatcagaaaacaacagtAACATCAGCTGTGTGTACCTTGTAGAAAAATTAACAAGTAGCTATAAAGAAAGTCTCACCAACCTCCGAGTCTGACACAACGTCAACATCATCCCCGATGCAATCGATGAAGTCATAGGCCATCCCAAAACTGCAAATATTAAAAGGATCTTCATcaatatttctgtttgcaaCTCAGTTAGAGTTACAGTAATTGGTATAAAGTACAGTTCTGCAATATAACCTCTAAGAGTATTTTACTCTCTTTAAATATGACTGATGACTCTTATTACCACTTAAAACTATGTAGCCTTTcagctttttgtatttatgtcaCTTTTCAAGCACGACCCAATAAGAGCTACACAAGTCAGAGTAAGTCAAATATATTGTATATCACTGAATAAagaatacataaataataaaaatatatatatttatatct encodes:
- the edrf1 gene encoding erythroid differentiation-related factor 1 isoform X2, which translates into the protein MSSSSAGDRLEPGIPFDNQAKEDIGGLTCTGDHSRHESAICLGNGEVKSRAVVKYSAAPPPTTYALLQEKTDLKLPPANWLRENPQLGSAGTTVLGSSSKCKPFSSFGMAYDFIDCIGDDVDVVSDSENIKKLLKIPYSKSHVSMAVHRVGRTLLLDELDIQELLRRSSQTGDWTWLKEIYQRLIDQKWQRKKKSKEHWYQKAILSKFLYYSINGDGAAEPVSDDMNQSDEEDGAEEYSSSWPATFTSTMTDAEEADTPKQVTSVPKEQNLPTLFNEGENSQGLRNDFVRNIMWTFEDIHMLVGSNMPIFGGGRYPAVSLRLRDSNKPINILTGIDYWLDNLMCNVPELVMCFHVNGIVQKYEMIKTDDIPHLENSTFSTRVVKDIAQNILSFLKSNCTKEGHTYWLFKASGSDIVKLYDLTTLCEEAEEENYQNPFTLPVAVLLYKVASNLMLKVRQNRKHYAKIRTLLLNCVKLLDQEKHPQIIASAYYMLSELFQLDDPPEDDEGESLRAGGSEDSYSDEDREEEEGEEDDLTEDSDENGSYSNCSRPKDDCNAVAVIRSVGELSVPEKYKSTHQIRPSSAFPVSQDKEERCRHVLSCVLKGLKAVDSSIKKESDLPSADPNTPIPLKYEDGGASGTSEKGIALLLERAGFVQVDQKHPTRSGMIPGSWQHRMKLQLFLKASKAYYVLSDAATNLVKYGRALRYIKLSLQCYDAYCSISGTLHPQVLQFHSQCLSLCGDIQLMLAQNVTNRAAYLEEYSYQTKEDQEILHSLHRESSCQAFNMATDLAMDPEYQLFVSCKCYEATHELLISEALKDQSSDQLAQVLKRLGNIHNEMGVYYMNQAAAMQTEKEAKKSVSSAEQELWKKSFGFFENGMKDFEAIGDSTNTALLLCNTGRLMRICAQAHCTTSADESRGEFSPEEALYYNKAIDYYLRAMKSLGSRESHSAVWDSVNWELSTTYFTLATLLQDYAPLSRKAQEQIEREVTEAMMKSLKYCDLQTESARQPLYQYRAATIHHRLASMYHSCFRNQVGDEHLRKQHRSLAELHYGKAVSLFLSLKDAPCELLRTLLERVAFAEFTMAGQSSSVAKLKSLIGALEIMTETRHAFQLIHKELLEEQADSSEPAATESADSPDVASGSTSGLDLHEVMKLIGVFEPSLSFLLLQAIKLMTTIKRKPSNKDEETMKIYKNVYSKLLRTEKNAPLLSRVELYIELLQQLTPQTGSDVTGASKT
- the edrf1 gene encoding erythroid differentiation-related factor 1 isoform X1 — translated: MSSSSAGDRLEPGIPFDNQAKEDIGGLTCTGDHSRHESAICLGNGEVKSRAVVKYSAAPPPTTYALLQEKTDLKLPPANWLRENPQLGSAGTTVLGSSSKCKPFSSFGMAYDFIDCIGDDVDVVSDSENIKKLLKIPYSKSHVSMAVHRVGRTLLLDELDIQELLRRSSQTGDWTWLKEIYQRLIDQKWQRKKKSKEHWYQKAILSKFLYYSINGDGAAEPVSDDMNQSDEEDGAEEYSSSWPATFTSTMTDAEEADTPKQESVSVDSKFALGQVTSVPKEQNLPTLFNEGENSQGLRNDFVRNIMWTFEDIHMLVGSNMPIFGGGRYPAVSLRLRDSNKPINILTGIDYWLDNLMCNVPELVMCFHVNGIVQKYEMIKTDDIPHLENSTFSTRVVKDIAQNILSFLKSNCTKEGHTYWLFKASGSDIVKLYDLTTLCEEAEEENYQNPFTLPVAVLLYKVASNLMLKVRQNRKHYAKIRTLLLNCVKLLDQEKHPQIIASAYYMLSELFQLDDPPEDDEGESLRAGGSEDSYSDEDREEEEGEEDDLTEDSDENGSYSNCSRPKDDCNAVAVIRSVGELSVPEKYKSTHQIRPSSAFPVSQDKEERCRHVLSCVLKGLKAVDSSIKKESDLPSADPNTPIPLKYEDGGASGTSEKGIALLLERAGFVQVDQKHPTRSGMIPGSWQHRMKLQLFLKASKAYYVLSDAATNLVKYGRALRYIKLSLQCYDAYCSISGTLHPQVLQFHSQCLSLCGDIQLMLAQNVTNRAAYLEEYSYQTKEDQEILHSLHRESSCQAFNMATDLAMDPEYQLFVSCKCYEATHELLISEALKDQSSDQLAQVLKRLGNIHNEMGVYYMNQAAAMQTEKEAKKSVSSAEQELWKKSFGFFENGMKDFEAIGDSTNTALLLCNTGRLMRICAQAHCTTSADESRGEFSPEEALYYNKAIDYYLRAMKSLGSRESHSAVWDSVNWELSTTYFTLATLLQDYAPLSRKAQEQIEREVTEAMMKSLKYCDLQTESARQPLYQYRAATIHHRLASMYHSCFRNQVGDEHLRKQHRSLAELHYGKAVSLFLSLKDAPCELLRTLLERVAFAEFTMAGQSSSVAKLKSLIGALEIMTETRHAFQLIHKELLEEQADSSEPAATESADSPDVASGSTSGLDLHEVMKLIGVFEPSLSFLLLQAIKLMTTIKRKPSNKDEETMKIYKNVYSKLLRTEKNAPLLSRVELYIELLQQLTPQTGSDVTGASKT